The Trichomycterus rosablanca isolate fTriRos1 chromosome 13, fTriRos1.hap1, whole genome shotgun sequence sequence GTTTGGCCATCCATACtatgaaaaaaaattatatgggGAATTACAAAACTACCTAAATTTGAAAAAGACAAATGACAAAATACTGCTATTTCTGTGGATGTTAGTGAGATCTCCATCatttgaaaaaaaacaacaaaaaaactaaaaatccTTTTGAATCAAATGACAGCTGCTAACATAAAAAGCAAGTGGAATCCTGATGGCACATGTCTTTTCAATTTACAATGGTCGTCCTTCCAGTGATACAACCACATTCCCTCCTAATTTTTCTGCCAGGGTTGAGCGGTCCTGAATGTCATCTAAGCCATTAACTTGCCATTCATGTTTAATACCTGAAAAACAAAGCCACTTGTGAATATTATATCATTAAAGATGAGAATATGAGAACATTACATTGATAAACATACTTTTGAACAACTCGGTAGCCTGTTCACAATGcaacaagaaaacaaaatacagttttGTACATGTTTTTGTTGAAATACACTATGATTATAAATAGATTCTGAAACTCACCAGTAAATTTCTTTTTAATTGCATCTTTAGAGCTAGCATAGATCATCTTGCTTTTTAATGGTGCACCTTCAGGGGCCCTGTATAAACACAGATTAAATTCAGTAAACAAAAAATTATTGGTAAAAATAGATCAagcttaataaaatataaatcttGTCAACACAAAGAGGGTCAcataccaaaaaataaaaaccaagtCTTCTTTTTTGGACTCTTTTGTTTCATATGTGGCATCATACAAGCCGTATCTGCAGTCATTTAGAGGTAGGAGCTTAACAAAGCAAGCATAGGGATCATCAACAGTCTCTCCGATATCACCTACAAGAATTTGCTTGCCCTCCTCTACAATAATTTTTTTCTTGTCTTCGCTGAGACAAAACAGCACTGCCTTTTTGCGCTTTTTCACTTCATCTGAGGTTGAGGACTTTCGCACTTTCATGTCATTGAAGACTTTGATGACTTCATCATTAACAGTGACTCCTGAGGcctgattttaaaaaaatgacattgGGGAAAATGAGAACAATGTCTTAGTGTGTAACAGAACAAAGAGGTTTAAACACAGGTGTTGAAATTTCCAACACaataaaggaaatgtgctaaaatTTACACAATAAttaatagttccaaacaaaatGCAAGAATCAAAGTAGTAGAACTAGGTGACAAGTGCTTATTTAATACTGTTTTACTACATTATGGTTCACATAAATATTTACTGCCCATggccaaggacggattaaggatagtctgggcccctgggcaaagagttgcccagggccccctccaaaaacataaatagattaatacattaaaccagtgtttctcaacctttgctcagtcacggcaccctttaaaagtgttAAAAATATTGAGTTGCCCCAGTCTACAGTGTATTGAAAGGCACCTAATCTCTGCGTCCCTCCTCGCGCCACGCACCCCTCCCCCTGGTGAACCACCTCTCGGTCGCATATGATAGGCACTGCTTACGCCACGCCCCCTCCACCTTGGTGGAGCAACGCTCGATCGGCACACCCCCCCTGCCCTTGTAGAGTCGGCGCATacggtagcttgcctggcaatttctAGGTCCCTAGAACATCAAGGACCCATGGTGAACGACTTCTGTAGAAGTCTAGGGACCCCAAaggcatggctagggccccttAACCtcgagggcccctgggcgctggccccactggcccggtcagtaatccagccatgcccaTGGCATGTTTTGGTCCTGCACCCAAGTTATGACTCTGAATAACTGAAGACGGTACATTCTCTCTTTGATTGTATccagaaaatatattaaatcagatt is a genomic window containing:
- the cfl2 gene encoding cofilin-2; the encoded protein is MASGVTVNDEVIKVFNDMKVRKSSTSDEVKKRKKAVLFCLSEDKKKIIVEEGKQILVGDIGETVDDPYACFVKLLPLNDCRYGLYDATYETKESKKEDLVFIFWAPEGAPLKSKMIYASSKDAIKKKFTGIKHEWQVNGLDDIQDRSTLAEKLGGNVVVSLEGRPL